GTGACTTGATGGTTACTCGATCCCGATGAATCTCGACTCGGATGGACTGACGTGCGCTTTCGTACGATCGATGGGCAACTGCATTTGCCAAAGCCTCACGGAGTACTGGTTGTGGAATACGTGGTAGTTCATGGCGGTAAAGTCCAAGGATGACGATATCCGAGCCGAGTTCTTTCATGATGTGTTCTGTGGCGTCTCCGACCTGTTGGTCCGCAGGGCCGGAGAATTCTATTCGAGAATCATACTCCTCGCCCGGATTTCTATAGCGGAAGATCTCGATGTAGGCTTTTCCGAGAACGTCGGCGGGCCGGGGAAGGAGGTAGAGAGCGCCGGCTACCGTCAGCGGGCTCCGTTCGGTGGGTGTGTCAATCAAACCGCCTTCGAACAATCGCGCCAATGTGCCCTCGGATCCCCAGCCGAAGGTCTCGATAAGTTTCGTGACTAGATTGGGATCGGCCGCTCCGATCAGCGTGTTGACAGGTGTTTGCTCGAAGCGGGTCAGAGCGCGTCCGGAAACAAAGACGGCGAGCTCATTCCCCATGAGGGCAGAGTTCATCGCTCCGCGACGTATGAGAAGTCGTCCGTCATGCATCTGCGCAAAGCCTTCGCGCCGTCGGTGGACGGCGAGGGCGAGAACGTGACGATCTTCGACTTGGAGCACATGTAGTTCGTATCGTCCTGGGTCGCGAACGGCTGCAACCGCCCGATGGATGCGTGCCTGTGTCTCGCCGTCGGAGCCAATGCCGGTTACTCGGCCCGTGTCGTTGACACCAAGGAGGACGACACCTCCGTTCGCGTTGGAGAACGCAGCGACGGCCTCTGCGACCTTGGACTCCGGGATCCCTTGCTTGAACTCGACGTAATCCCCCTCGCTGGGGAACGCCCGAGCGAAGTCGGCCTGACTGAGCACCATTGGAGCCTGGGCCGGTCCGAGCTCATGGAACAGTGGATATGCCATACTTGTTGCACCTCGTCACGTCGCGAAACAAGTATGGCATAACTCACGTGTTCGTTGCTCGATCGGCACGACGACGGCGGTCGGTGAGGGAAGTCGTGGGTACCTGTCGGACCCCCGAGGGTTCCAGGCAGCCAACAGCGGGGTCGGGTCGCTGACCTTCGAATGCCCGGGTCACGACCCGGCGGCGGCCAGGAACCGGCGGCCCAGGCGGGTGGCGGCCGCGCGGAGCTCGTCCGGGCCGACGATCTCCACCGGGACCTCCCACCAGGACACCCAGGCGGCCAGCCGTTCCCACGACCAGGACCCGCTGACCACCCGGGTGAGCTCCGGCCCGAGCGGCTCGACCACCGACTGCCGGCCGGCCCACGGGTGCACCTCGGCGGCCGGCGCGTGGATGACGAACTCGCCGCGGCAGGGCCATTCGCGGCCGCGGAAGGCGTCCTGCAGGTAGGAGGCCACGTCGCCGCCGGGCAGCGCGCGCGGCGTGAACCGGGGTCCGGTCGGCGTCTTCGGGGTCATCCGGTCCACCCGGAAGGTGCGCCAGTCCTGGCGGTCCAGATCCCAGCCGACCAGATACCAGCGACCGCTCCAGGTGGCCAGCTGATGCGGCTCCACCCGGCGCGGCGGTTCGGCGGCCCGCTCCTCGCCCGTCCAATTCGGCCGCTCGTACTCGAATCTGAGCACCTCACGAGCCCGGACCGCGCTGCCGACGGCGATGAGAACGGTGGAATCCACCCGGGGCCGCTCCCGGTCCGTGGGCACCGCGGTGACCTGCAGGGCGTCGACCCGCCCTCGCAACCGGGCCGGCATCACCTGGCGCACCGTGGCCAGCGCCCGCAAGGCGCCCTCCTCGATGCCCGAGACGCTGGCCGATGCGGTCTGCAGCGCCACGGCGACGGCCACCGCCTGCTCGTCGTCGAACAGCAGCGGGGGCAGCTCGGCTCCGGCGTCCAGCCGGTAGCCACCGTCCGGTCCCTTCGTCGCGCGGACCGGATAGCCCAGGTCGCGGAGCCGGTCGACGTCGCGGCGCACCGTCCGCGGGCTGACCTCGAGCCGCTCCGCCAGCACCTCACCGGGCCAGTCCCGGCGGGCCTGGAGCAGCGAGAGCAGGCGGAGAAGGCGGCCACTGGTACCCGGAGCATCGCTCATGAGGATCAGGATGCCCGCAATGGCGGACAGAAAGTGACCTGTACCAGGGTCATGCTGAACAGGTCCCGCCCACCACTGCGCCGACCCGGCGCGGTCCGGGAGCACCCATCCACGAGCACCGGGAGCCCGCATGATCCGCACCCGAAACCTGACCAAGGATTTCGTGGTCAGCCGCATCAAGACCGTGCACGCCGTGCGCGGCATCAGCCTGGACGTCGAGGACGGCGAGCTGATTGCCGTGCTCGGGCCGAACGGGGCCGGCAAGACCACCACCATGCGGATGCTGACCACCCTCATCGAGCCGACCTCGGGCTCGGCCAGCGTGGCCGGGCACGACGTCGTCACCGAGTCGGCCCGGGTGCGCTCGTTGATCGGGTACGTCGGGCAGGGCAACGGTGCCGGTCACATGCAGCGGGCCGTCGACGAGCTGTACAGCCAGGGCCTGATCTACGGCCTCGACCGCCGGGCCGCCCGGCGCCGGGCGGGTGAGCTGATCGAAGCCCTGGACCTGACGGCACTGGCCACCCGGAAGGTCTCAAGCCTGTCGGGCGGCCAG
This genomic window from Nakamurella multipartita DSM 44233 contains:
- a CDS encoding ATP-binding protein; protein product: MAYPLFHELGPAQAPMVLSQADFARAFPSEGDYVEFKQGIPESKVAEAVAAFSNANGGVVLLGVNDTGRVTGIGSDGETQARIHRAVAAVRDPGRYELHVLQVEDRHVLALAVHRRREGFAQMHDGRLLIRRGAMNSALMGNELAVFVSGRALTRFEQTPVNTLIGAADPNLVTKLIETFGWGSEGTLARLFEGGLIDTPTERSPLTVAGALYLLPRPADVLGKAYIEIFRYRNPGEEYDSRIEFSGPADQQVGDATEHIMKELGSDIVILGLYRHELPRIPQPVLREALANAVAHRSYESARQSIRVEIHRDRVTIKSPGGLPEPVTIANMRQQNASRNATVIRILRAMRLAEDAGRGVDVMQDEMAAAMLNQPIFDTDGHHVEVVLPLGSAVSPPERAWLAEIERRGSIRPDDRLLLVHAARGELLTNTVARELLGVDSTHARASLGRLKAMGYVQQHGERGGATYSLAHELAPPPGLGLAQDDLRSLVIGLAKSAPITNESVRERTGLDRAAALRLLSELTNDGLLVRHGSRRGTFYTLAEK
- a CDS encoding helix-turn-helix transcriptional regulator — translated: MSDAPGTSGRLLRLLSLLQARRDWPGEVLAERLEVSPRTVRRDVDRLRDLGYPVRATKGPDGGYRLDAGAELPPLLFDDEQAVAVAVALQTASASVSGIEEGALRALATVRQVMPARLRGRVDALQVTAVPTDRERPRVDSTVLIAVGSAVRAREVLRFEYERPNWTGEERAAEPPRRVEPHQLATWSGRWYLVGWDLDRQDWRTFRVDRMTPKTPTGPRFTPRALPGGDVASYLQDAFRGREWPCRGEFVIHAPAAEVHPWAGRQSVVEPLGPELTRVVSGSWSWERLAAWVSWWEVPVEIVGPDELRAAATRLGRRFLAAAGS